In one Dehalogenimonas formicexedens genomic region, the following are encoded:
- a CDS encoding phosphatase PAP2 family protein has protein sequence MAALIVIDKALSLFINSLAGRWVILDEVIKGLANDYFLIVGASLGLLLLWFGTSEMRQRDHNQVLALQAMASLGIATGLVAIMNEYLFRPRPFNEIAVTTLLYQPTDSSFPSNSAAILFGLAFAVWLGNRKAGKLFLIIAAVHSLCRVIAGMYYPLDIVGGAAVGGVAALFVRWLFARLDFFISFLRRVARALFLA, from the coding sequence ATGGCGGCGCTGATAGTCATCGACAAAGCGCTCTCTCTGTTCATCAACAGCCTGGCGGGCAGGTGGGTTATCCTTGACGAGGTTATTAAAGGCCTGGCCAACGATTATTTTCTTATTGTCGGCGCCAGCCTCGGGTTGTTGCTGCTTTGGTTCGGCACCTCTGAAATGCGGCAACGGGATCACAACCAGGTCCTTGCCCTGCAGGCTATGGCCAGCCTGGGGATCGCTACCGGACTGGTGGCTATCATGAATGAATACCTGTTCCGGCCCCGGCCCTTCAACGAGATCGCGGTGACGACGCTGTTGTACCAGCCTACCGATTCGTCTTTCCCCTCCAATTCCGCGGCGATCCTGTTCGGCCTCGCCTTTGCCGTCTGGCTGGGCAATAGAAAAGCGGGGAAGCTATTTTTAATCATCGCCGCCGTCCATTCCCTTTGCCGCGTCATCGCAGGGATGTATTATCCCCTGGATATCGTCGGCGGGGCGGCGGTGGGAGGCGTCGCGGCTTTATTCGTTCGCTGGCTGTTCGCCAGGCTCGATTTCTTCATCAGTTTCCTGCGCCGGGTGGCCAGGGCTTTGTTTCTCGCATGA
- the glgP gene encoding alpha-glucan family phosphorylase, which translates to MDKVQLASRLPGRLSRLADLSANLWWSWTIPARELFESIDGRLWRSSGHNPVRLLSEVEPRRLESLAADEEFLGKLDSVIELFDRRMSDEKNWVTKTYPGVFNHPVAYFSMEFAVHNSLPMYAGGLGVLAGDICKEASDLGLPFVGVGFMYPEGYFHQRISEDGWQIEHYRQLDFDLAPISRVTQPDGSRFLLSLLLGNKNIYLTAWEVKVGRGVLYLLDTNVPENEPGDRELSARLYSAGREIRLQQEYLLGIGGVRLLRALGINPVAWHCNEGHTSFLLLELLRERLTAGDSLESAIEKVRDQAVFTTHTPVPAGHDTFDPALMDRYFCCYWDSLKIERDEFLSLGQASPDEYFNMTVLGLKLSRRANAVSRLHGEVSRKMWRRLYGSTPESAVPIGHITNGIHVPTWETPPLTKAFEKYIGNDWYDRRHEIGFRDLLNKVPDEVLWQAHQFRKQRLIHLITERSRQEWSNAEVSSRRLVALGALMDPDVLTIGFVRRFVEYKRPSLLFRDVERLKKIVRNWQRPVQFIFAGKSHPADFMAKELIHRVYSQATDREFEGRVCFIEDYDLHLARYLVSGVDVWLNNPRRLLEASGTSGMKAGINGVPNASILDGWWQEGFNGKNGWAIGSEEKPENPLDEDSRDASDLYQLLEEQILPMYYDRDVTDSPRRWLKVMREAIASTVWEFSASRMMIEYVEQMYLPIARSLIGK; encoded by the coding sequence ATGGATAAGGTTCAATTAGCGTCCCGCCTTCCGGGACGCTTATCACGTTTGGCGGATCTCTCGGCGAACCTGTGGTGGAGCTGGACCATACCGGCAAGGGAGCTTTTTGAGTCAATCGACGGCCGGCTGTGGCGGTCATCGGGACACAATCCGGTAAGACTCCTTTCAGAGGTTGAACCCAGGCGTCTCGAAAGCCTCGCGGCGGATGAGGAATTTCTCGGTAAACTCGATTCCGTTATCGAACTGTTCGACCGTCGCATGTCCGACGAGAAGAATTGGGTGACCAAGACCTATCCGGGCGTTTTCAACCATCCGGTGGCCTATTTTTCGATGGAGTTTGCGGTTCACAACTCCCTGCCGATGTACGCCGGCGGACTGGGCGTGCTGGCCGGCGACATCTGCAAAGAAGCATCCGATCTCGGTCTGCCGTTTGTCGGGGTGGGGTTCATGTACCCTGAAGGGTATTTTCACCAGCGCATCAGCGAAGACGGTTGGCAGATCGAGCATTACCGGCAACTCGATTTCGACCTGGCCCCGATCTCCAGGGTGACCCAGCCGGACGGCAGCCGTTTCCTGCTCAGTCTGCTCCTGGGAAACAAGAATATATATTTAACCGCCTGGGAGGTAAAGGTCGGCAGGGGGGTGCTCTACCTGCTGGACACAAACGTTCCCGAGAATGAACCGGGCGACCGGGAATTATCCGCCCGGTTATACAGCGCGGGCCGTGAGATCCGGTTGCAACAGGAGTACCTGCTAGGCATCGGCGGCGTGAGACTGCTGCGCGCGCTCGGGATCAACCCGGTGGCCTGGCATTGCAACGAAGGCCATACTTCGTTCCTGCTGCTGGAATTGCTCCGGGAGCGTCTGACCGCCGGGGACAGCCTGGAATCCGCCATCGAAAAAGTGCGCGATCAGGCGGTGTTCACCACCCATACTCCCGTCCCGGCAGGCCACGATACCTTCGACCCGGCTCTGATGGACCGCTACTTTTGTTGTTACTGGGATAGCCTGAAGATAGAGCGCGACGAGTTCCTGTCCCTGGGCCAGGCCAGCCCTGACGAATATTTCAACATGACCGTTTTGGGCCTCAAGTTATCCCGGCGGGCTAACGCAGTCAGCCGGCTCCACGGCGAAGTATCCCGGAAAATGTGGCGCCGGCTTTATGGATCGACTCCCGAATCCGCCGTTCCCATCGGGCACATCACCAACGGCATTCACGTCCCGACCTGGGAAACGCCACCGCTGACCAAGGCTTTTGAAAAATATATCGGAAATGATTGGTACGACCGCCGCCACGAGATCGGTTTTCGGGACTTGCTCAATAAAGTCCCGGATGAAGTGCTGTGGCAGGCGCACCAGTTCAGGAAACAGCGTCTGATTCACCTGATCACCGAACGCTCCCGCCAGGAATGGAGCAACGCCGAAGTATCCAGCCGGCGGCTGGTGGCTCTCGGCGCCCTGATGGACCCGGACGTATTGACTATCGGGTTCGTCAGGCGTTTTGTGGAATACAAACGGCCTTCACTGCTGTTCCGGGACGTCGAGAGGTTAAAGAAAATCGTGCGCAACTGGCAGCGGCCGGTACAGTTCATATTCGCCGGAAAATCACATCCGGCCGATTTCATGGCCAAGGAATTAATCCACCGTGTCTATTCGCAAGCGACAGACCGGGAATTCGAAGGCAGGGTGTGCTTTATTGAAGACTACGACCTGCACCTGGCCAGATACCTGGTTTCCGGAGTGGATGTTTGGCTCAACAATCCCCGCCGGCTCCTGGAGGCCAGCGGGACTTCAGGGATGAAGGCGGGCATCAACGGCGTGCCCAACGCCAGCATCCTGGACGGCTGGTGGCAGGAAGGGTTCAACGGGAAAAACGGCTGGGCGATAGGCAGTGAAGAAAAGCCGGAAAACCCGCTCGATGAGGACAGTCGCGACGCGTCCGACCTTTACCAGTTGCTGGAAGAACAGATCTTGCCGATGTACTATGATCGGGATGTAACCGACAGTCCAAGGCGATGGCTAAAGGTTATGAGAGAGGCCATCGCTTCAACCGTGTGGGAGTTCTCCGCCAGCCGGATGATGATCGAATATGTTGAGCAGATGTATCTGCCCATCGCCCGTTCGCTGATCGGTAAATGA
- a CDS encoding 4Fe-4S binding protein, with translation MINIEINQNLCDHCNLCIASCPSGGIIVSNGKVVADASADCRDCRTCESICGRNAINWYYEIVLNKPVPGD, from the coding sequence ATGATTAACATAGAAATCAATCAAAATTTGTGCGATCACTGCAACCTGTGCATAGCGTCTTGCCCCAGCGGGGGCATTATCGTCAGCAACGGCAAAGTCGTCGCCGACGCGTCCGCGGATTGCCGGGATTGCCGGACGTGCGAATCGATCTGTGGCCGAAACGCCATTAACTGGTATTACGAGATCGTTCTTAATAAACCGGTGCCGGGTGATTGA
- a CDS encoding Crp/Fnr family transcriptional regulator, translated as MAETFIPELSVLTRQAVIRRSPYFTGLSPVEYSVIEGMAVEERFYRDAMVVAEGDSSRKVYLVASGAVKIFGTSADGKEQILAIARPGDSFNDVAAFDGGEAQATAQALTQLVVFAISGKALLENACRLGPLAANIIGALGFKIRQLGELVSDLSFRPVSGRLARILLNQVDLPNTPYLTQRDLAAMAGTAREVVARALKGMEDEGLIRVERHKIEIINRPELEKTAL; from the coding sequence ATGGCCGAAACGTTTATCCCTGAATTGAGCGTCCTGACCAGGCAGGCAGTGATCAGGCGCAGCCCCTATTTCACGGGATTATCCCCGGTCGAGTACTCGGTCATCGAGGGAATGGCCGTTGAAGAGCGCTTTTATCGGGATGCCATGGTCGTAGCCGAAGGGGATTCGAGCCGGAAGGTGTATCTCGTTGCCTCCGGAGCCGTCAAGATATTCGGAACTTCGGCGGACGGTAAAGAGCAGATCCTGGCTATCGCCCGGCCGGGCGATAGTTTTAATGATGTTGCCGCTTTCGACGGCGGCGAAGCCCAGGCAACCGCCCAGGCGCTCACTCAACTCGTGGTGTTTGCCATCAGCGGTAAAGCGCTTTTGGAGAACGCCTGCCGTCTTGGGCCTCTGGCGGCGAACATCATCGGCGCCCTGGGATTCAAGATCAGGCAACTCGGGGAACTGGTGTCGGATCTGTCGTTCCGCCCGGTGTCGGGCAGGTTAGCCCGGATCCTGCTGAACCAGGTTGATCTACCCAATACGCCGTATTTGACCCAGCGCGACCTGGCGGCCATGGCGGGGACCGCCCGTGAAGTGGTGGCGCGAGCCTTAAAAGGGATGGAAGACGAAGGATTGATAAGGGTAGAACGCCACAAGATCGAGATCATCAACCGACCTGAACTAGAAAAAACGGCTTTATGA
- the rlmN gene encoding 23S rRNA (adenine(2503)-C(2))-methyltransferase RlmN — protein sequence MKNRETSLFLLGHDTRELIELAESENMPPFRGRQLADWLYRKGARDFDEMVTLPSSFRETLRSNYTVGRSKEISRQKSPDGTIKLLLELRDGARVETVGMPYAERFSCCVSTQAGCPVGCAFCATGQSGFKRNLAPGEIIDQVLTVNGALNHQEAPGVKPKIDHVTFMGMGEPLLNYDSIIKALRLMTGELGISARHLTVSTVGYVPGIRSLMKEKLPVTLAVSLHAPNDELRQRLIPGLKKWNVAKIIDACREYFAETGRRITIEYCLMDRVNDSQAEATQLSELLHGLNCHVNLIPFNPADGLPFKPSNPARVKAFSVVLASHGIQVTQRLRRGADIDAACGQLRRREEKRLLPETGEKH from the coding sequence GTGAAAAATCGCGAAACCAGCCTATTCCTCCTCGGACACGACACCAGGGAACTAATCGAATTAGCCGAATCCGAGAATATGCCGCCTTTCCGGGGCAGGCAGCTGGCCGATTGGCTCTACCGGAAGGGGGCGCGCGATTTCGATGAAATGGTCACCCTCCCCTCATCCTTCAGGGAGACTTTGAGATCCAATTACACCGTGGGACGGTCCAAGGAAATTTCCAGGCAAAAATCCCCGGACGGCACGATCAAACTCCTGCTGGAACTGCGTGATGGGGCGCGAGTGGAAACGGTGGGCATGCCTTACGCCGAAAGGTTCAGTTGCTGCGTTTCCACCCAGGCCGGCTGTCCGGTTGGCTGCGCTTTCTGCGCCACCGGCCAGAGCGGCTTCAAGCGCAACCTGGCGCCCGGCGAAATCATCGACCAGGTGTTAACGGTAAACGGTGCCCTAAACCACCAAGAAGCCCCCGGTGTAAAACCCAAGATCGACCATGTAACCTTCATGGGAATGGGCGAGCCGCTGCTCAACTACGATTCGATAATTAAGGCTCTGCGCCTGATGACCGGGGAGTTGGGGATAAGCGCCCGGCATCTGACCGTTTCAACCGTAGGCTACGTTCCCGGAATCCGCAGCCTGATGAAAGAAAAACTGCCGGTGACCCTGGCGGTATCCCTGCATGCTCCGAACGATGAATTGAGGCAACGTCTAATACCGGGTCTCAAAAAATGGAATGTGGCCAAGATCATTGACGCTTGCCGGGAATACTTTGCGGAGACCGGCCGGCGGATAACGATCGAATATTGCCTGATGGACAGGGTCAACGACAGCCAGGCGGAGGCAACCCAGCTCTCCGAACTGCTGCACGGTTTGAATTGCCATGTCAACCTTATCCCGTTCAACCCGGCTGACGGACTGCCGTTCAAGCCAAGCAATCCTGCGCGGGTAAAGGCGTTTTCCGTCGTATTGGCGTCTCACGGCATCCAGGTAACCCAACGGCTGCGGCGCGGAGCGGATATCGATGCCGCCTGCGGCCAGTTGCGCCGGAGGGAAGAAAAGCGCCTGTTGCCTGAAACCGGAGAGAAGCATTAG
- a CDS encoding YihY/virulence factor BrkB family protein, producing MTPLSLRSNINRLKDRVLSFVAVRVSVGTIEELGRNDASHLAAGVAYFAILSLFPLLLGFISLAGLFLPSDSVREAIITFIQQNLPISPDVVTQNIENIIAARGAVGIFSIVALMWTSSNMFTSIGVALNRSCGVCDRTPFYLRKPRDVLFALAAGFLFLLSGVLPTAFSLIPEVSIPFFGTTASFILIAVGSVLTFVVFIVMYVYLPVVRGKWRHIWPGALLATVLFEIVRVSFILFVAHFNRYNVIYGTIGSAIALMVWIYLSAFILLAGSAFNDKLRRWREGTLKLDADKPL from the coding sequence ATGACCCCGCTATCTTTGAGAAGTAACATCAACCGGCTCAAGGACCGGGTTCTGTCCTTTGTCGCCGTCAGGGTTTCCGTGGGCACGATCGAAGAACTCGGCCGCAACGACGCGTCGCACCTGGCAGCCGGAGTAGCCTATTTTGCGATTCTCTCACTGTTCCCTTTGCTGCTGGGTTTTATTTCACTTGCCGGTCTGTTTCTCCCCTCGGATTCGGTCCGGGAGGCGATCATCACCTTCATCCAACAGAATCTCCCGATCTCACCGGACGTCGTCACCCAGAATATCGAAAACATCATCGCCGCCCGGGGCGCGGTTGGGATTTTCAGCATCGTAGCCCTGATGTGGACCAGTTCGAACATGTTCACGTCAATCGGCGTAGCCTTGAACCGGAGTTGCGGGGTCTGCGACCGGACTCCGTTTTATCTGCGTAAACCGAGAGACGTTCTTTTTGCCCTGGCGGCCGGCTTTCTGTTTTTATTATCCGGCGTGCTGCCGACTGCGTTCAGCCTGATCCCGGAGGTTTCCATCCCGTTTTTCGGTACCACTGCCAGTTTCATCCTGATCGCCGTCGGGTCGGTATTAACCTTCGTCGTGTTCATTGTCATGTACGTTTACCTGCCGGTCGTCCGAGGCAAATGGCGCCATATCTGGCCGGGAGCCCTGCTGGCGACGGTTCTTTTCGAGATTGTGCGCGTTAGCTTTATTCTCTTCGTCGCCCACTTCAACCGGTACAATGTCATATACGGCACCATTGGCTCGGCGATCGCCCTGATGGTCTGGATCTACCTGTCGGCCTTCATACTGCTGGCAGGCAGCGCCTTCAATGACAAGCTGCGCCGGTGGCGGGAAGGCACCCTGAAACTGGACGCCGATAAACCCCTTTAA
- a CDS encoding cobyrinate a,c-diamide synthase encodes MNIPRFVIAGTSSGVGKTTIATGITYALHRRGLKVQPFKCGPDYIDPGYLSLATAGHCHNLDSWMLPEGNLKELFSYFNRDKDIAVVEGVMGLYDGHRKPGGGGSTAKIAKIIDAPVILVLNIAKMSESAAAMALGYCTYDPDVRVSGVILNQVGSQTHLRSAKDAIEERCGVPVIGYLPKTADLTLPERHLGLVPVAERGNEKNFLDELGDLIEKHIDLDALLDLARKAPEFVLEPSPVLFPGESVPARCRIAVARDEAFNFYYEANIEMLRAWGAEIINFSPVSDASLPERTDGVYIGGGFPEIFLRELEANLAMKQSIRDAVASGRPVYAECGGLMYLSQGIADFRGNRYEMVGLLPGYCAMQNKLQRLGYTKAQSLKSTPIAEQGQPIRGHLFHWSRLDEPDQAVAAYQVTDPKEQLEGFVLGPKNNLLASYLHLHFGSDPRLAKRFIETAAAAKG; translated from the coding sequence TTGAATATTCCCCGTTTCGTGATTGCCGGGACCTCAAGCGGCGTCGGTAAAACGACCATTGCCACCGGAATAACCTACGCCCTCCACCGCCGCGGCCTCAAAGTCCAACCGTTCAAATGCGGGCCGGACTATATCGATCCGGGTTATCTCAGCCTGGCAACTGCCGGACACTGCCACAACCTCGATTCCTGGATGCTGCCGGAGGGTAACCTCAAAGAACTTTTCAGTTATTTCAACCGGGACAAGGATATAGCCGTTGTCGAGGGGGTCATGGGCCTATATGACGGCCACCGCAAGCCCGGGGGCGGCGGCAGCACCGCCAAAATCGCGAAAATCATTGACGCGCCGGTTATCCTGGTACTTAATATCGCCAAGATGAGCGAAAGCGCCGCAGCCATGGCCCTGGGCTATTGCACCTACGACCCTGATGTCAGGGTCTCCGGCGTCATTCTTAACCAGGTGGGCAGCCAGACACACCTTCGCTCCGCCAAAGATGCCATCGAGGAGCGCTGCGGCGTTCCGGTAATCGGCTACCTGCCGAAAACCGCTGACCTGACCCTGCCTGAAAGACACCTCGGCCTGGTACCGGTGGCGGAGCGGGGCAATGAGAAGAACTTTCTTGATGAGCTGGGTGATCTCATCGAAAAGCATATCGACCTTGACGCCCTGCTGGATTTGGCTCGAAAGGCTCCGGAGTTCGTACTGGAACCAAGCCCCGTCCTGTTTCCCGGCGAATCCGTTCCGGCACGCTGCCGTATCGCCGTGGCCAGGGACGAGGCCTTCAATTTTTATTACGAGGCCAATATCGAAATGCTCCGGGCGTGGGGGGCGGAAATCATCAATTTCAGCCCGGTATCGGACGCTTCCTTACCCGAGCGAACCGACGGCGTATATATAGGGGGCGGATTTCCGGAGATTTTTCTGCGGGAACTCGAAGCCAACCTGGCAATGAAGCAATCCATACGCGACGCCGTAGCGTCCGGGCGGCCGGTTTACGCCGAATGCGGCGGCCTTATGTATCTCTCCCAGGGAATCGCCGATTTCCGGGGCAACCGCTATGAAATGGTCGGGCTGCTACCGGGTTATTGCGCAATGCAGAATAAGCTCCAGCGCCTGGGCTATACCAAAGCCCAATCGCTGAAATCAACGCCCATCGCCGAACAGGGGCAGCCTATCCGCGGCCACCTGTTCCATTGGTCGCGCCTCGACGAACCGGACCAGGCGGTAGCGGCGTACCAGGTCACCGATCCCAAAGAGCAACTCGAAGGATTCGTCCTTGGTCCCAAAAACAACCTGCTGGCCAGCTACCTCCACCTGCATTTCGGCAGCGATCCCAGGCTGGCAAAAAGGTTCATTGAGACAGCGGCGGCAGCCAAGGGTTAA
- a CDS encoding YtxH domain-containing protein, translating into MSNDSSGNFALGLLLGVAVGVGIGLLYAPQNGSATRSMLKEKAVELSERAEEFAENVRDGAAAAKRNLEARLPRAET; encoded by the coding sequence ATGTCCAACGATTCTTCTGGGAATTTTGCTCTGGGACTCCTCCTTGGCGTTGCCGTGGGAGTCGGCATCGGGTTACTCTATGCGCCGCAAAACGGGTCCGCGACCCGTTCGATGCTGAAAGAGAAGGCGGTCGAACTCAGCGAGCGAGCTGAGGAATTTGCGGAAAATGTCCGCGATGGCGCCGCCGCGGCAAAACGCAACCTGGAAGCGCGACTGCCCCGTGCCGAGACCTGA
- a CDS encoding AI-2E family transporter has translation MQLRHILRRHWRSILFFIALIAFSVVVYKLRSVLLPFMIGLFMAYVLRPVVLWLEKYTIFPAWLQKQKRAIIVLILFVFIAIFLAIVVTYAVALTANTVSQIFANAGDIINSVTSHLANWLNGVREHLSPEIRARIDDIFAGASTNVSDAVKTTLQRSISLVPTTIGFIFGFAILPVFVFYLLKDWEKIRDGIYRELPQGASIHARNILGIIGKVLGRYLQAELILGSIVGGVTFIALLIMGVNFPLALFLGLLAGFFEAVPTIGPWISGFFAAVLILATYPDLVFWVIGLFLVVQLLENNLLVPRIQGNAQHIHPAVSLLLLILGAYFAGLWGIILAIPLTATIIRIYQYTEDAARFEDHLPLRHHDPAIFEK, from the coding sequence GTGCAATTACGCCATATTCTTAGACGGCATTGGCGGTCAATCCTTTTCTTCATTGCCTTAATTGCCTTTTCCGTGGTGGTATACAAGCTTCGAAGCGTTCTTCTCCCGTTTATGATCGGGCTCTTCATGGCTTATGTCCTCCGGCCGGTGGTGCTGTGGCTGGAAAAATACACCATCTTCCCGGCCTGGCTGCAGAAGCAAAAACGGGCGATTATCGTTCTCATTCTGTTCGTCTTCATCGCCATATTTTTGGCTATTGTTGTGACCTACGCGGTGGCTCTGACGGCCAATACGGTTTCTCAGATTTTTGCCAACGCCGGGGACATAATCAACTCCGTCACGAGCCATTTAGCCAATTGGTTAAACGGCGTGAGAGAACATCTTTCGCCCGAGATCAGGGCGCGCATCGACGATATATTCGCCGGCGCTTCGACAAATGTCAGCGACGCGGTTAAAACCACACTTCAGCGGAGTATTTCTCTGGTTCCGACGACGATCGGTTTTATCTTCGGCTTTGCCATCTTACCGGTGTTCGTCTTTTACCTGTTGAAGGACTGGGAAAAAATTCGCGATGGCATTTACCGGGAATTGCCCCAGGGGGCTTCGATTCACGCCCGGAATATATTGGGCATTATCGGGAAGGTGCTGGGGCGCTATCTTCAGGCTGAATTGATCCTGGGCAGCATCGTCGGGGGCGTTACCTTTATCGCCCTGTTGATCATGGGGGTCAATTTTCCGCTGGCGCTATTCCTGGGCTTGCTCGCGGGATTCTTTGAGGCGGTACCCACCATCGGCCCCTGGATAAGCGGCTTTTTCGCCGCGGTTCTGATCCTGGCGACATATCCGGACCTCGTATTCTGGGTTATCGGGCTATTTCTCGTCGTTCAACTGCTTGAGAACAATCTACTGGTACCGCGCATCCAGGGTAACGCTCAGCACATTCACCCGGCTGTGTCCCTCCTATTACTGATCCTGGGGGCTTATTTTGCCGGACTGTGGGGTATCATCCTGGCTATTCCGCTGACAGCCACCATTATCCGCATTTACCAGTACACCGAAGACGCCGCCAGATTCGAAGATCATCTCCCGTTGAGACACCATGACCCCGCTATCTTTGAGAAGTAA
- a CDS encoding glycosyltransferase, producing the protein MTKPHLTIVIPSYKEAANMPLLLEQIHSALGDYPYDVLVIDDNSPDGTAETVRSLAEKYPVSVTVRKDKRGLASAVVDGFKLAGGDIVAVMDADLQHPPAVLPRLVRAIEAGADLAVASRYVPGGSVGNWSATRRVISRGAVILSHLLLPSTRGIKDPMSGYFMLRKDVISGIELSPVGYKILLEVICLGCPHQAVEVPFIFENRRAGVTKLSMVTQTDYLRHLLSLMRRTGEFRRIVKFVTVGGTGTLVNLGLLAVLKEWAGLHYLVAGAVAFEVSVVWNFLLNDRFTFRDRKRPDGTLPGRLLRFNVTSLGGFIIYIAILALLTQVFGLYYIVSAAIGILIGFGWNFMVNSAWTWR; encoded by the coding sequence ATGACTAAACCGCACCTGACCATTGTTATCCCCAGCTATAAGGAAGCGGCAAATATGCCGCTACTGCTGGAACAAATCCATTCTGCCCTCGGGGATTACCCCTACGACGTCCTCGTCATCGATGACAACAGCCCTGACGGGACGGCGGAGACAGTCCGCAGCCTGGCTGAAAAATATCCCGTGAGCGTCACGGTCAGAAAAGACAAGCGGGGGCTGGCTTCAGCCGTCGTCGACGGCTTCAAACTGGCCGGCGGCGATATCGTGGCGGTAATGGATGCTGACCTTCAGCATCCCCCGGCTGTTCTGCCAAGATTGGTAAGGGCCATAGAAGCCGGCGCGGACCTCGCGGTTGCCAGCAGATACGTCCCGGGAGGCAGCGTCGGCAATTGGTCCGCCACCCGCCGCGTCATCTCCAGGGGAGCGGTCATCCTGTCTCATCTGCTGCTGCCCTCGACGCGGGGCATAAAAGACCCCATGAGCGGCTACTTCATGCTTCGGAAGGACGTCATTTCGGGGATCGAGCTCAGCCCGGTCGGCTACAAGATACTGCTCGAAGTCATTTGCCTGGGGTGCCCCCACCAAGCGGTTGAAGTGCCGTTTATCTTCGAAAACCGGCGCGCCGGAGTCACCAAGCTGTCCATGGTCACTCAAACCGATTACCTGAGGCATCTGCTGTCGTTGATGAGGCGAACCGGGGAGTTCAGGCGGATAGTGAAATTCGTCACCGTGGGCGGCACAGGCACGCTGGTCAACCTGGGGCTGCTGGCCGTGCTCAAGGAATGGGCCGGCTTACATTATCTGGTCGCGGGGGCGGTCGCTTTCGAAGTGTCGGTGGTCTGGAATTTCCTGTTGAACGACCGCTTCACCTTCAGGGACCGCAAACGTCCGGATGGCACTCTCCCAGGCCGTCTTTTACGCTTCAACGTTACCAGCCTCGGCGGTTTTATTATCTATATCGCCATCCTGGCTTTGTTGACCCAGGTTTTCGGCCTGTATTACATTGTTTCGGCGGCAATCGGCATTCTGATCGGTTTCGGGTGGAACTTCATGGTCAACAGCGCCTGGACATGGCGCTGA